The segment AGCGGCCTCTGGTGGAGGAACACGAGAGTGAGCCCTTACGCTGTCTGAGACTCTTCTTATGCATCGAAGGAGGTGGTTCATTTTCTGGGCCGTACTAACGACAGAAGAAATCCGTGCTATCGACCGAACTGGGGTATCGAGGCATGTTGGTTGCACGGTGTATCCGTACGATAGCAAGTCATGAACTGTCAGGTGTGGGGTCGTAATAACGAAGAACAGGTACTAGTCAATTTGTGAGCTTTAGGTGCTAAGGTCGAAAATAGAGGGTGGGTTAGTTTGACCTCGGGAGAAATTATTAATGAAGGCCGACGGATGCCTAATCACTCCATCATTTACGTTTCTGACTAATTCAGTTGCTGAACAAGCGGTCGGATATGACAATTATTAATCATGGCATCCAAGAATCAACCCGTGAGGTGTCAAAATCCATGGCTTTCACCAGGCCTTGATCACCGTCAAGCTCTAGGGTCGTTAACTAGCCAAGACCTCCCTGCCAGATGGTTGTTTCCACGTTTTTCCTCGCCCGATAAAACGCACGTTATCGGTCAAGGGCCGATCAGTCCGAATTTGTAAATGCTGGCTCAAATCGAGAGGCCGGCGACATGACGGAAGTAAACAGTCTAGTCTTGTACTGTGGGCTTGCCATTTAGTCTGGACCCAATAGCATATTTGAGTCAAAAGTCTTCTCACAAGGGAGAGTGGCTATATCTGTCATTTGCTTGAGTGACACCACAAACATCCGGTTTAGCAATGGTTTACAAAGTAGTCCTAATGATCCCCGTTTTGAATGGACTTCGCCTTTGTGTGTGACATAGAATGACTTTCGTCGCGTCTTTTCTCTCCAGCTTACCTTCAACGTTAGATCAACCGTCACGTTACCTACCACCCAACTCTATCAACTCAAGGAGGACCTCATGCAAGATGGATGGAGTCGGAACAGTAACTATTTGGGTCCACTCTTAGGCATATGAATAGAACTATTCAGCCGTCGCTTCTTAAATGGACAGCTGCTTCTCACAGGAGACCGAGTAGGTTAGATATCCCTACTCATTCCCAAGGGTGGATATTCATCTTCGCCCCCTTTCCATCTCGATATTGGTCCAACGCCTTATTGACAGCATCCGCGTTTAAACCCTTGATAACCTCAAAACTGTTGGGGCGAAGTTTCCCTTCTTTGAAACCATCGAGGAACCTCTTCCCAGAACCCCATTGTCACGTCTGGGTGCACCGGAGATACGCCAAGCACAAGGCGCCGTTCATACCCCGCGGACTTGGAACCTATACGAGCAGTGTCAAAGTCTCCGTCGGGTCGACGAAGAGTGATCAAGGTGCCCTTCTTCGTGTTTGATAGCGCCGCGACACCAAGCTCTTGTTCCACGCCCGCATTGACCGTGTCAACCACATATATTAACTCATCCCCCGTGATGGCACGAATCTGGTCCCGCAGATCGGAGGCTCGTCGGTCGATAACGTTGCCCCAATAGATTCAAGGGTTGCTTTGTCGCGATGGCCGGCGACTGCGATGATTCGGCCTATTCCATCCAACTTGGCGAGCTCAACTACGGCTCGTCCGGTGTTGGAGCCGCCTCCAATGACAAGAAGGGTGACGCTGGCAAAGTCGAAAGACTTTGCTTCGGGTGAGAAAGGTGGGGGCAAGCCATGACCAGAGCTCGCGAAAAGGGCAATAAAGCCAGCCAACACTATGACGGGTATTGTAGAtgcctcatcatcgctcAGCCCGCTGCTGGCCACTCTGCCTACAAACTTCGCATCGACAAGAGCGTATTGCTACGCTCCGTTGAAGTCATTGTGGAAGCCCCCCTCGGCAAAGGTGTGACCAAAAACACGCTCTCCAAGGGTGAACTTGGCAGAATATTCTCCGGTTCCCGCAGTCACGACTTCTCCGACCAGGTCGTTAGCAAGGACGTATGGCATGCTCGTGACATAGAGGCCAGCGTCGCGGGTTCTTTGGTCATGAGGATTTACTAAACGTCAATTAGTTATGGTTCTCTCATCTTCCGCGGTCGAATTGTTTTCAAAACTTACGGCCAGCGACAAGGACCTTGACCAGTAACTGGTTCTTGCCAGGCTGCGGGATTAGACGGTCCCCCACGATCAATGGCTTGCCCACCTCATCCAATAAAAGAGTTTTTTGAGACATGACTGTTTCCGAGTCTGAAGTTAAACGCAGTACTGAATAAACACAAAAGAGTAGTGCTAATTTGTAGAGGTATAAGGATAGCATTGCCGACGGTTCATGCTCTGACGATTTACTAAGTCGCGGGAACTTCAGGAGGCTCCCTTTAAGATTTGTCATATTATTAATTCTAATTCCAGTTACAACATCCGTACGGCAGCAGAGTTACAATCCAGTTCACTGGAGACGTCACTGGAGTGGATTTAAGGGTGCGTGGGTATGCAGGGTTCGACAGAGTGATACTAAACTCACCCTAGATGTGCGCGGAGTAGTATGGGTTGCAAAATCCGAATCCACACAGATGTTGCAGGACGGTGTTGCTCGGACTCCCCAGATCCATTAAGGCAGTGAGTCCAGATCACAATATCCAGGCTACGTTTGTGGCGACAAAGGCACCTTTGATTGGTAAGCCTTCGAAGCATCAGCTTAGACTCGTCTTGCCTTTGCTTTAGTAAACAACCAATCAAGTCTGGCTTCCTAGTCCGCTAGCTTGAGACTAATCATGTATTAACCCGAGCCTGTACACACCATCAACGTATCTATACGTTGCCTCGGGCGGTGCCATCATCAGATTTTTTGTAATCACTCGGCATCACGTATCAACGAATGGGCGTGGCTTGGGTGCACGAGAAAAAAGCCATGCCGGGGGTGTGCTATGCGAAACCTACCCTCGAGATGGCGTTCGAGGATTATCTGTAGGTTTTATCCCGTTGTGCTCTGTCGACTGGAAGACCAGAGTAGGCTTCAGTTGTGTGCCCGGACATGGAGGGACTTCAATAGCGCCGACTCCGATGGAAACGGGCAGTAATCGTAGGGTAAGGTACCGCTATAACTCATGAAATTCGGTAGCGCCTGTGGATCCCATTAGTGTCTCGCTAGCCCTATTAGGAAGGTAATTCAATGAGGCTCTTCCCCGCACATATCAAACCGGTGATCCAAAAATATGCAGCCCTGGATTCAATTTAATCGCGCACCACTTTTTGCATCGCAATTGAAGTCATTATAATACATACTATATATCAAAATGACTGGTGAATCGAGCTCTGTCCGGCGGTATAATTCTGGAGCCGGGCGACCGGCCAAAGCCGCAAAACCTGGGCCGAAAATAAAGTCAATCCAGGATCGGATCTATAAGGTCAAAAAGCCGGTTAGGCGGAAGGAAGAGTCTCACCCAAGGGCTCGCCGGCTTGCCGTTGTAATGTTTCTCTATCATCACCGCATTTTCGATCCTGACTATCACAAATCAATTGAGGGATACAGAAGACCTACGCAGAAGGAAGCTGCTGCTTACTTTCAAGTTAAACAGCAAACAATTAGTGATTGGTATAGGCATGATATTATCTCAATTGAACAGGAAAAACGAGCTTATTCCCCCGTGTGGCCGCAGCTCGAGAAGCAATTGTTTGAAGACTTCATCCAGCTGAGACTTCAACAGCGCGCTGTATCAACTGCATGGTTCAGAAAACGGGCAAAAGATATATTCACATCATCAGTATCATCCGAAGAACAAGCTGTACTATTTACATTCTCCAATGGCTGGTGGGCAGGCTTCAGGAGGCGATATAATATCATCAAGCGCAGAGTCACAAAACGGGCTACTCAACAACCTGAAGCTTATCGCGAGATATGTGGATCTTTCTGTAAATTCATTAAGCGCGTACAACACGATCAACAATTATCACCATTGAAACAGCAATTATCACCCAAAATGGATATTGAAAACATCCTTGATACGCCCCGAAGACGCTTTAAACAACGGTATACTTTAAATGTTGATGAGACGCCTATAGCCTTTGAAATTGACGCTGGAGATACCTGGGATTTACAAGGCTCCAAAACTATATCGGTAAAGACTGTACGCAGTGGGTGGGAAAAGCGGCAGGCAACGGCGATTTTGTATATCTTTGGGGATGGCGTTTGCCGGCTTGAACCTACGATTATATTTAAAGGTTCCCCAAGCGATAAAAGCAGGATATTTAAAGATGAGGGTAATCAGTACGCTCCGGGGATCAGGGTGATATATAATGAACACGCATATAATAACGAAGACCTGATGGAATCGTGGTTGAAAGAAGATATCCCGACCGTCAAATCAGCAACTGAGGACTTCCTTTTGGTGATGGATGCCGCCTCTTTCCACCTTACGGACCGGATCAAGGTCGAAGTCAGGAGACAGCTGTTGACTTCAGCTCTTATCCCGGCCGGCTGTACGAGCTTATTACAGCCGTTAGATACGACAATAAATAGACTATTTAAACAGTTTTATCGTGAGGAAATGGATATATATGAGTTAGAAGAAGAACGGAAAGGAAAGACCTATTGGACGATCAGCGAAAGAAGAATCATGACAACGTGGATTGTCCACAGAGCTTGGGAGAGGATAAAAAAAGAACGGGATATAATAAGAGACTCGTTCCTTCGAGCAGGAATAAATACAAGACCAGACGGAAGTCAAGATCATCTTATTTCCATCAAAGGAATTGAAAATATCGACTTTTCAGGCTGGGAGAAAGCTGGGGATACATCTATCAAGTCAGAAGAGCTTGTGGACCGGCTGTGTGACGAAGAGGAGCTTTCCTTCGGTCCCGACGAGGAATATGGCGAAGATACCCTCATTTTCACACTCAGACGATTGAAAGTCTCTCAATTACGGCAAATGGCTTCTTTGAACAACATTTCCTCGTTAGGGAAGAAGTCCGACCTTATTGAACGTCTGAGAAGTCATCTAACTACTATAGAAAAAGTTGGGGACTCAATTACAGTCCAAATCGAGGATCCTGACGTTGTATTCGCAGTAGAAGATAGTCATAGTTAGTCCTGACCGTCAAATTGATCATCAACCCAGAAAAAAGCCTCCCCTTCCTGCCACTCGCGATAACGGCCGAGTCTTTGATCGAATTTATTCCACCTTTTTCCCCTGCGTTTAGGCTTACAAAAACACCATTTTCCCATCTTCAGGACATCGTCAACTAATTGACAACTTCGTATTCTAACCCAACCGTAGTAGATATCGTTTTTCGTTAGGGAAATCCCTTGAGGTTGACCGGGCGAAGAGGGGAGTCAATAAACAAGGCGGTAGGTCTGTCCGATCTCGAAGCATTCGTCGTCATCGAAATCTTCGGTTACATCTGTGAAATTCATCAGGGTCGCCAAAAATTGCCGTTCTTTCGCATACATATACATATGATATCAATAAATGCATTCCTAAAATTAGAAGTCATTGCGACCGTTAGAAGTCGAGATATCGGCGAGTTACCAAGGAGGGGAAGGACAGTGGAGGTTGGGTTCGCAAATTGGTGGTAACCACATACAGTTAGAAACTGCGGGCCCATTCCTTAGCTTAGACCCACAGGCGCTACCGAATTTCATGAGTTATAGCGGTAGCCTGCATACCAGTAAGCTGGGAAAGAGCATGGGCTTTATCAgcatgatgagcttgtttcGTACTGGAGAATGGGTTATAGCTCGTGTTTGAGTGGCTACGTCTTAGCCTTCTTCCCAGCCTCTGTGGTACCCTTTACAGCTGTGAAGCTATATTCGCCGTGGAAACTCAGAACAACCGTGCAGGAATTattcaatcaatcaaatcatgCCTGGAGTGTGTGTTGGAAGAATTGATGGTTCCCCCTCAACTTCAGGATTAAGGTTCAAGATTAAAGTTAAAGTTTGACGGCCTAAAACTCAAATCGTAGGACTGTCATCTAGGACTCTAGGACTCAAGTCTTAGAAGGAATCAGTCGAAGATAAAAAGCCTCAAAGGTCCTTCGACCGCAAGGAGTTAAAAAAAACAATCTGTTATCAACTGCACTCAGAATTCCTGCGTGATCCAGCAACAGTGTGAACATTCATTGTTCAGGTGCTCTCAGAAATCCGGCAAATAGAACTGCGAAGCCAGCGCCTTTTTGTAAAAAATGGACAGCTGCTTCTTATAGCAAGACTCAGGAAGTTATCGCTCCTTAGTCCCAAGGGTGGATATTCATCTTTATCCCCTTTCCATCTCGGTACTCGTCCAATGCTTTGTTAACAGCATCCGCATCTAAACCCTTGATGATTCCAAAACTGCTGGGGCGGAATTTCCCATCTTTCAACAATCTAGGAACATGTTCCCAGAACCCCAGCGTTACTTCTGGGTGAAACGAAGAAATTCCCAATATATGGCGGCGTACATACCCTGCAGACTTAGAGCCAATCCGAGTCGCATCCAAGTCTCCATCGGGAGGGGTGAGAGTAATCAAAGTGCCCTTCTTTGTGTTTGAGAGTGCCGCGACACCAAGCTCTTGTTCGACGCCGTAATTGACCGTGTCTAAGGCATAGACCAACCCGTCCCCAGTGATTGCACGAACCTGATCCAGCGCATCGAGGGCTTGTCGATCGATAACGTGGGTTGCCCCAAGAGATTCAAGGGTTGCTTTGTTGCGATGGCCGGCAACTGCGATGATTCGGCCGACTCCTGCCAACTTAGCAAGCTGAACTGCGGCTCGTCCAGTGTTGGAGCCGCCTCCAACAATGAGAAGCGTAACGTTGGCATAATCGAAGGACTTCGCTTCGGGTGAGAAAGGAGAGGGCAAGCCATGACCagagctcgagaagaggGCAATGAAGCCAGCTAGGACAACGACGGGAATTGTAGATACCTCGTCGCTGCTCAACCCAGTGCTGGCCACCTTGCCCAAAAACCTGGCATCGACCAGAGCATATTGCTGTGCTCCTTGGAAGTCATTGTGGGAGCCACCCTCAGTAGCGAAGGCATCTCCAAACACAAGCTCACCGACGGTAAACTTCGCAGAATGCTCGCCAGTTCCTGTAGCGATGACTTCTCCTACCAGATCGTTGGCAGGGACGTATGGCAAGCTGGTGACAAAAAGGCCAGAGTCGCGGCTTTTCTGGTCATGGGGATTTACTAAACGCTAATTAGCTATGGTTCTTTGCCGCGGAACTATTTCGAAGACCTACAGCCGGcaacaagaaccttgaccAGTAACTGATTCTTACTAGGCTGCGGGATGGAGCGATCTCCCACGACCAGTGGCTGGCCTAACTGCTCAACGAAGAGGGCCTTTTGAGACATAATGATATCTGAGTACGAAGCTGGGCGTAGTGGTGATGAATAACGAGAAGCAGTGAGATGTGTAGAAGTACAATAAAGATGTTGTCGATGTTGCCGTAAAGGTTATGTGCTAAGACTGGTAAGCTTAAGCTTTCATTAAGAAGTATGCATTCTTTTTAATACAGAAGGCCTTAAGAACGGCTACCGTTGTGCTTAGACAGCTTACTAAGTCGTAGAAACCTAAGAAGGCTCTTTCAAGTGATTTGTCATATTACTAATCTACATTCCAGTCAAGATTTGCCATACTATGAATTCCCATTCTAGATTTAGAGTGGTCTGCTTATACAAGCTTTGATCACGTAGTGCTAAGTTGTCACGTTGTGTAATTTACATAATGGGGCGTGCGATCGTTATAGCAGTGATACTCCAGTCGGACCCCAGTATAAACATGTATATGGGACTTAGAGCGGGGAAGCAACTCAACCAAGAACATACACACATCCAATAAGACACATCAGAGAATCAGAGCTCGCGACATAAGTCTACCTAAATGTACGTCGAGTGACATGGATTGCAATAACCTCGTACCGATGCTCCCCGGATCCACCCACCCACATTTCCAGCTTGCCGAGTTTCAC is part of the Fusarium oxysporum Fo47 chromosome VII, complete sequence genome and harbors:
- a CDS encoding chaperonin 10-like protein; this translates as MSQKALFVEQLGQPLVVGDRSIPQPSKNQLLVKVLVAGLNPHDQKSRDSGLFVTSLPYVPANDLVGEVIATGTGEHSAKFTVGELVFGDAFATEGGSHNDFQGAQQYALVDARFLGKVASTGLSSDEVSTIPVVVLAGFIALFSSSGHGLPSPFSPEAKSFDYANVTLLIVGGGSNTGRAAVQLAKLAGVGRIIAVAGHRNKATLESLGATHVIDRQALDALDQVRAITGDGLVYALDTVNYGVEQELGVAALSNTKKGTLITLTPPDGDLDATRIGSKSAGYVRRHILGISSFHPEVTLGFWEHVPRLLKDGKFRPSSFGIIKGLDADAVNKALDEYRDGKGIKMNIHPWD
- a CDS encoding chaperonin 10-like protein, translating into MSQKTLLLDEVGKPLIVGDRLIPQPGKNQLLVKVLVAGLNPHDQRTRDAGLYVTSMPYVLANDLVGEVVTAGTGEYSAKFTLGERVFGHTFAEGGFHNDFNGAVASSGLSDDEASTIPVIVLAGFIALFASSGHGLPPPFSPEAKSFDFASVTLLVIGGGSNTGRAVVELAKLDGIGRIIAIRAITGDELIYVVDTVNAGVEQELGVAALSNTKKGTLITLRRPDGDFDTARIGSKSAGYERRLVLGVSPVHPDVTMGFWEEVPRCFEVIKGLNADAVNKALDQYRDGKGAKMNIHPWE